From a single Pseudoalteromonas nigrifaciens genomic region:
- the ruvC gene encoding crossover junction endodeoxyribonuclease RuvC, whose product MAIILGIDPGSRLTGYGVVAHQGSKFTYLGSGCIKLADHEFHIRLKMIYQGITQLIEQFSPETFAIEKVFMAHNPDSALKLGQARGAAIVGAAMADLPVFEYSARQIKQAVVGNGGADKTQVQHMVKNILKLPGTPQADAADALAIAICHAHSEQNLIKLAGSASKTVRGRLRK is encoded by the coding sequence TTGGCCATAATTTTAGGGATTGATCCAGGCTCACGCTTAACTGGCTACGGTGTTGTAGCGCATCAGGGGTCTAAATTCACTTATTTAGGCAGTGGTTGCATTAAATTAGCGGATCATGAGTTTCATATAAGACTTAAAATGATTTACCAAGGCATTACCCAGCTTATAGAGCAGTTTTCGCCAGAAACCTTCGCGATAGAAAAAGTGTTTATGGCGCACAATCCCGACTCAGCCTTAAAGCTAGGCCAAGCACGTGGTGCTGCTATTGTAGGCGCTGCAATGGCCGACTTACCAGTATTTGAATACTCAGCAAGGCAAATAAAACAAGCCGTAGTAGGCAATGGTGGCGCCGATAAAACTCAAGTACAGCATATGGTTAAAAACATTTTAAAACTACCTGGTACGCCACAAGCTGATGCCGCCGATGCACTGGCTATTGCTATTTGCCATGCGCACTCAGAACAAAATTTAATAAAACTAGCGGGTAGCGCAAGCAAAACCGTTAGAGGACGTTTAAGGAAATAA
- a CDS encoding YkgJ family cysteine cluster protein → MKDCNQCGKCCIKYGDGDLSATQEEIDLWEVFNPEIFEFVKNNEIWFDPKSGVRLSRCPFLEIEPKTNPLAQNKYTCSIYLDRPEDCRHYPSLIAEMIRDECEMIEITDLSQPIKAQIKLDFIMRDSRPAGY, encoded by the coding sequence ATGAAAGACTGTAATCAATGCGGTAAATGTTGTATTAAATACGGCGATGGCGACTTGAGTGCTACCCAAGAAGAAATTGATTTATGGGAAGTATTTAACCCTGAAATCTTTGAATTTGTTAAAAATAATGAAATATGGTTCGACCCTAAATCGGGTGTAAGACTAAGCAGGTGCCCTTTTTTAGAGATTGAGCCTAAAACAAACCCACTAGCGCAAAATAAATACACTTGCAGTATTTACTTAGACCGCCCCGAAGACTGTCGCCATTATCCGAGCCTAATAGCTGAAATGATCAGAGATGAGTGTGAAATGATTGAAATAACTGATCTGTCGCAGCCAATAAAAGCGCAAATAAAACTAGATTTTATCATGCGTGATAGCCGCCCCGCTGGCTACTAA
- a CDS encoding SDR family NAD(P)-dependent oxidoreductase produces MQQEEAKVAIVTGASRGAGRGIALALGKKGMTVYVTGRSIKTGSVLGWDGSVLPGTVYETAEQINQAGGIGIAVVCDHSDDAQTAALFAQVEKEQGRLDILVNNAAFIHDQLVEQKPFWEKELDAGKILDVGLRSAYVASWHGAKLMAKHNSGLIMFGSSFGASCYIHGPAYGAQKAGLDKLAHDMAVDFKGTGMRAVSIWMGPLLTERSAIIGKLDKEQYQQFMATAESPEFIGDIVYAIANDPKGDELNGHTVIAAEIAKHFNITDREGLQPPSYREMLGSPNKPNPAIIY; encoded by the coding sequence ATGCAACAGGAAGAAGCAAAAGTTGCCATTGTAACCGGTGCTAGCCGCGGTGCAGGCAGAGGCATTGCCTTAGCTTTAGGTAAAAAAGGCATGACAGTTTATGTTACTGGCCGCAGTATAAAAACAGGCTCAGTTTTAGGGTGGGATGGCTCGGTATTACCCGGAACAGTATATGAAACTGCCGAGCAAATTAATCAAGCAGGTGGTATAGGTATTGCTGTGGTGTGCGATCACAGTGACGATGCACAAACCGCCGCATTGTTTGCTCAGGTTGAAAAAGAGCAAGGCCGATTAGATATTTTGGTTAATAACGCTGCATTTATTCATGATCAATTAGTTGAACAAAAGCCATTTTGGGAAAAAGAGCTTGATGCGGGTAAAATTTTAGATGTAGGTTTACGCTCTGCTTACGTGGCTAGTTGGCATGGCGCAAAACTAATGGCTAAGCATAACAGTGGCTTAATTATGTTTGGTTCATCATTTGGTGCTAGTTGTTATATTCATGGGCCTGCTTATGGTGCACAAAAGGCGGGCCTTGATAAGCTTGCTCATGATATGGCGGTAGACTTTAAAGGCACAGGTATGCGTGCTGTATCTATTTGGATGGGGCCACTCTTAACCGAACGTTCGGCCATTATAGGTAAACTAGATAAAGAGCAATACCAGCAGTTTATGGCAACCGCAGAGTCACCAGAATTTATTGGTGATATTGTTTATGCTATTGCTAATGACCCTAAAGGTGACGAGCTTAACGGGCACACTGTAATTGCTGCCGAAATAGCTAAGCATTTTAATATTACCGACAGAGAAGGTTTGCAGCCACCATCTTATCGCGAAATGTTAGGTTCGCCGAATAAGCCAAACCCTGCCATTATTTATTAA
- a CDS encoding ABC transporter permease — MWAKLALKLFSREFRRGELTVISAAIALAVLTVLTLSMVTERIAQSIAQKSSAFIAADRVLGSNHVIDTSYIAKAEQQNLKTAQMLYFDTMLFANDEMQFSSVKAASSGYPLKGQLKVKSSLNGETEVANGGPTLGNVWLSESVFYSLNIDIGDVVELGAALFNVEKVIVEEPDAPFNVFSSSRRVLININDVEKTEVIQPGSRVFYRQLYAGDESDINSFYDWLKPQLKENQQWYGVKDRQSPISNSLNRAESFLLLAGLLGIILAAVAIAVSAKRYCERQYDPVAMMKTLGGSRAMIRKIYLTHLLMVCLMAVTVGLLIGYGLQEIATHYLAKSMGTTLPMAGFKPWLVAISTGVICAVMFSIKPLFDLFDIPPLRVLRRNLGDKLAVSRVHLAMSAFTVFLLMWLFSNNIKITLILFASTLTLIGVLFLVSKVIFGGGRKLGLKPGNSWSLAIASIQKRANVNAVQLISFSLAIKLLLFLVVLKNDMIADWQSQLPDDAPNAFLVNITQNELEPINTYLAQKNIQVSEFYPTIRGRVNAVNGELVAREVSLQDNEKKDEEARAGIGRELNLTWLETPPAQNEIVQGQWFNENTLAEASIEESMLERLDVELGDTLTFLIGAQSFDAKITSVRKVNWATLKPNFFIILSPDVLKDFPATYISSVRIEPDQKRDFSQLLRSYPTVTAIDVGNFVKQIQSTIEQVSLAIGFVLTIVVLCGALVLISQVQASLGERMQEIVILRTLGAKSRLIKNATLYEFLLLGGLAGLVAAFFSDIALLIVQQQLFDLAGKLHPHIWIIGPVAGGVFVAGLGYFMIARTLKQNTQGLVRALG; from the coding sequence ATGTGGGCTAAGTTAGCGCTTAAGTTATTTTCGCGGGAGTTTCGCCGTGGTGAGCTTACGGTGATAAGTGCGGCTATAGCGCTTGCGGTACTTACCGTGCTTACTTTATCTATGGTTACCGAGCGTATTGCGCAGAGCATTGCGCAAAAAAGTAGCGCCTTTATTGCCGCCGACCGAGTGCTTGGCAGTAATCACGTAATCGACACTTCTTATATAGCTAAAGCAGAGCAACAAAATTTAAAAACCGCACAAATGCTTTACTTCGACACCATGTTATTTGCCAACGATGAAATGCAATTTAGTTCGGTAAAAGCGGCTTCAAGTGGTTACCCGTTAAAGGGGCAACTTAAGGTTAAATCGAGCCTAAATGGAGAAACCGAAGTTGCTAACGGCGGACCAACACTTGGCAATGTGTGGCTTAGCGAGTCGGTATTTTATAGTTTAAATATAGATATAGGCGATGTAGTAGAGCTAGGTGCTGCATTATTTAACGTTGAAAAAGTAATTGTAGAAGAGCCCGACGCGCCTTTTAATGTGTTTTCGAGTAGCCGCAGGGTGCTTATAAACATTAACGACGTGGAAAAAACAGAAGTAATACAACCGGGTAGCCGAGTGTTTTATCGTCAGCTTTATGCCGGCGATGAAAGCGATATAAATAGTTTTTACGATTGGCTAAAACCGCAGCTAAAAGAAAACCAGCAATGGTATGGCGTAAAAGATCGCCAATCGCCAATATCTAACAGTTTAAACCGCGCAGAAAGCTTTTTGTTGCTAGCAGGTTTACTGGGCATTATTTTAGCCGCAGTGGCAATTGCGGTGTCTGCAAAGCGTTATTGTGAACGCCAATACGACCCAGTTGCTATGATGAAAACCTTAGGTGGTAGCCGGGCAATGATCCGCAAAATTTACCTTACACATTTATTAATGGTGTGTTTAATGGCGGTAACAGTGGGTTTATTAATTGGCTATGGTTTACAAGAAATTGCGACACATTATTTAGCAAAAAGCATGGGTACAACGTTGCCAATGGCGGGTTTTAAGCCGTGGTTAGTGGCAATTAGTACAGGTGTAATTTGTGCTGTGATGTTTTCTATCAAGCCCTTATTTGATTTATTTGATATTCCGCCATTGCGAGTGCTGCGTCGTAACTTAGGCGATAAACTAGCGGTTAGCCGGGTGCACTTAGCTATGAGTGCGTTTACCGTGTTTTTACTCATGTGGCTATTTAGCAATAATATAAAAATTACTCTGATTTTGTTTGCCTCAACCCTTACTTTAATTGGCGTGTTGTTTTTGGTGTCTAAAGTTATATTTGGTGGTGGCCGTAAATTGGGCTTAAAGCCGGGTAATAGTTGGTCGCTGGCAATTGCGTCAATTCAAAAGCGTGCAAATGTGAATGCAGTCCAGCTGATCAGCTTTTCCCTCGCTATTAAGCTATTACTATTTTTAGTGGTACTTAAAAACGACATGATAGCCGATTGGCAGTCGCAGTTACCAGACGATGCTCCCAATGCATTTTTAGTCAATATTACCCAAAACGAACTTGAGCCAATTAATACTTATTTGGCGCAAAAAAACATTCAGGTATCGGAGTTTTACCCTACTATTCGTGGCCGGGTAAATGCGGTAAATGGCGAGCTGGTAGCGCGAGAAGTATCATTGCAAGACAACGAGAAAAAAGATGAAGAGGCACGCGCTGGTATTGGTCGCGAGCTAAATTTAACCTGGCTTGAAACGCCGCCAGCGCAAAACGAAATAGTGCAAGGGCAGTGGTTTAATGAAAACACATTAGCAGAGGCATCTATTGAGGAGTCTATGCTTGAGCGTTTAGATGTTGAACTTGGCGACACGTTAACGTTTTTAATTGGTGCGCAGTCGTTTGACGCTAAAATTACCAGTGTGCGTAAAGTAAACTGGGCCACCCTTAAGCCAAACTTTTTTATTATTTTAAGTCCTGATGTGCTCAAAGACTTTCCGGCAACGTATATTTCGTCGGTACGTATTGAGCCTGATCAAAAACGCGACTTTAGTCAATTGCTGCGCAGCTACCCAACGGTCACGGCCATAGATGTAGGTAACTTTGTTAAACAAATACAATCAACCATAGAGCAAGTGTCACTTGCAATTGGCTTTGTACTTACTATTGTGGTGTTGTGTGGTGCACTGGTATTAATATCGCAAGTGCAAGCAAGCTTAGGCGAGCGCATGCAAGAAATTGTAATACTGCGCACACTTGGTGCAAAAAGCCGGCTAATTAAAAACGCCACTTTATATGAATTTTTATTGCTTGGTGGTTTGGCCGGCTTAGTTGCCGCTTTTTTTAGTGATATTGCACTATTAATTGTACAGCAGCAGTTATTTGATCTGGCGGGTAAATTACATCCACATATTTGGATAATAGGACCGGTGGCAGGTGGAGTGTTTGTAGCGGGGTTAGGCTATTTTATGATTGCTCGCACACTTAAGCAAAACACCCAAGGGCTGGTGCGTGCGTTAGGTTAA
- a CDS encoding transposase: protein MAIARKRQVSLVDTKYYHCISRCVRRAFLCGVDNFTNQSYEHRRGWVESKLLALANVFCIDVCAYAVMSNHTHLVLYVDDKKAKRLTDKAIIQRWHRLCKGTVLTNKYLQGEELSKIEWLFLNETISEYRERLANISWFMRLLNEDIARRANKEDNCTGRFWEGRFKSQALLDEAALIACMAYVDLNPIRAKAATTPETSEHTSVKIRIESATAGKQPKQLLRFSGKSKKHMAKGLPFALKSYLELVELTGRCIREGKKGHIESTTLPLLQRVNITPENWLKLTTQFSRVFHGAVGRPASHEGYCEHLNRKRRANVSNCEKLLA, encoded by the coding sequence ATGGCTATCGCAAGAAAGCGTCAGGTTAGTTTGGTCGATACAAAATACTATCACTGTATTTCGCGCTGTGTACGCCGTGCATTTTTATGCGGCGTAGACAACTTTACTAATCAATCGTATGAACATCGCAGAGGGTGGGTTGAAAGCAAATTACTTGCCCTCGCTAACGTATTTTGTATCGATGTGTGCGCGTATGCAGTAATGAGCAATCACACTCATTTAGTACTCTATGTTGATGATAAAAAAGCCAAGCGACTAACCGATAAAGCCATTATTCAGCGGTGGCACAGGCTTTGTAAAGGCACTGTTCTCACTAACAAATATCTGCAAGGTGAAGAGCTAAGTAAAATTGAATGGCTCTTTCTAAATGAAACAATCAGTGAATACCGAGAACGCTTAGCTAATATCAGTTGGTTTATGCGCTTATTAAATGAAGACATTGCGCGCAGAGCTAATAAAGAAGATAACTGTACCGGCCGCTTTTGGGAGGGACGCTTTAAATCACAAGCCCTCTTAGATGAAGCCGCATTAATCGCCTGTATGGCATATGTTGACTTAAACCCAATAAGAGCAAAGGCAGCAACAACACCAGAAACATCAGAGCATACCAGCGTAAAAATACGCATTGAAAGTGCCACTGCAGGTAAGCAACCGAAGCAACTCCTGCGCTTTTCAGGTAAATCAAAAAAGCACATGGCGAAAGGATTACCATTTGCGCTTAAATCTTACCTTGAACTAGTAGAATTAACCGGGCGTTGTATACGCGAAGGCAAGAAAGGCCATATTGAGAGTACCACTTTACCCCTGTTACAAAGAGTAAACATTACCCCCGAAAACTGGCTAAAACTCACCACACAATTTAGTCGCGTATTTCATGGTGCAGTAGGTCGCCCAGCGTCACACGAAGGATACTGCGAACACCTAAACAGAAAGCGGCGCGCCAACGTTAGTAACTGCGAAAAGCTACTGGCTTAA
- the ruvB gene encoding Holliday junction branch migration DNA helicase RuvB, translated as MIEADRLIDATEKPNEDSIDRAIRPKLLADYRGQPHVKQQMEIFIEAARSRGEALDHLLIFGPPGLGKTTLANIVANELQVNIKATSGPVLEKAGDLAALLTNLEEGDVLFIDEIHRLSPQVEEILYPAMEDYQLDIMIGEGPAARSIKLDLPSFTLIGATTRAGSLTSPLRDRFGIVQRLEFYSVEDLSYIVGRSAHFLDLEMCDEGAVEIAKRSRGTPRIANRLLRRVRDYTQVKSDGTVNAEVAELALNMIDVDKSGFDYMDRKYLLAIIEKFMGGPVGLDNIAAAIGEEKETIEDVIEPFLIQQGFIQRTPRGRIVSDNAYHHFGLLPKQD; from the coding sequence ATGATCGAAGCTGATCGCTTAATTGACGCGACTGAAAAACCCAACGAAGACTCTATAGACCGTGCAATTAGGCCAAAATTACTCGCCGATTACCGTGGTCAACCGCATGTTAAACAGCAAATGGAAATTTTTATTGAAGCGGCCCGTAGCCGAGGCGAAGCACTCGATCACCTGCTTATTTTTGGCCCACCAGGTTTGGGTAAAACTACATTAGCTAATATTGTTGCCAACGAGCTGCAGGTAAATATAAAGGCAACCTCAGGGCCAGTGCTCGAAAAAGCCGGTGATTTAGCCGCATTGCTAACCAACCTTGAAGAAGGTGATGTATTATTTATTGATGAAATACACAGGTTAAGCCCACAAGTTGAAGAAATACTCTACCCAGCAATGGAAGACTACCAACTTGATATTATGATAGGTGAAGGCCCAGCAGCACGCTCGATAAAATTAGATTTACCCTCGTTTACGCTTATTGGCGCAACGACTCGCGCGGGTTCGTTAACCTCGCCACTGCGTGACCGCTTTGGTATTGTGCAGCGCTTAGAGTTTTATTCAGTAGAAGACTTATCGTACATAGTAGGGCGATCGGCGCATTTTCTTGATTTAGAAATGTGCGACGAGGGTGCAGTTGAAATTGCTAAACGCTCACGCGGTACCCCCCGTATTGCCAATAGATTACTACGCCGAGTGCGTGACTACACCCAAGTAAAGTCAGACGGTACGGTAAACGCCGAAGTGGCAGAGCTGGCACTTAATATGATCGATGTAGATAAAAGCGGTTTTGATTATATGGATCGTAAGTACTTACTCGCCATTATAGAAAAATTTATGGGCGGCCCAGTTGGGCTCGACAATATAGCTGCAGCTATTGGCGAGGAAAAAGAGACTATTGAAGATGTAATAGAACCCTTTTTAATTCAACAGGGCTTTATTCAGCGTACACCCCGTGGACGAATAGTGTCAGACAACGCATATCATCACTTTGGTTTACTACCAAAGCAAGACTAA
- the ruvA gene encoding Holliday junction branch migration protein RuvA, translating into MIGRLNGILVEKQPPEILLEVNGVGYEVQMPMTCFYDLPKVGENAIVYTHFVVREDAQLLFGFNNKVERALFRELLKANGVGPKLGLAILSGMSAQQFVSCVNNEDSTSLVKLPGVGKKTAERLVLEMKDRLKNWGNDLFTPFSDSAVIEPFSDATIANNAADDAVSALVSLGYKLPQAQKAVKSVSKPDMSTEVLIKESLKSML; encoded by the coding sequence ATGATTGGTCGCTTAAATGGTATTTTAGTAGAAAAACAACCTCCCGAAATATTATTAGAGGTAAATGGTGTTGGCTACGAAGTGCAAATGCCAATGACCTGCTTTTACGACTTACCTAAAGTTGGCGAAAATGCCATTGTTTATACTCATTTTGTAGTACGCGAAGATGCACAACTATTGTTTGGCTTTAACAATAAAGTAGAGCGTGCCTTATTTAGAGAGTTATTAAAAGCCAATGGCGTAGGGCCAAAGCTAGGTTTAGCTATTTTGTCGGGTATGTCGGCGCAGCAATTTGTAAGCTGTGTAAATAACGAAGACTCCACAAGCTTAGTTAAATTACCCGGTGTAGGTAAAAAAACCGCCGAGCGGCTAGTACTCGAAATGAAAGACAGATTAAAAAATTGGGGCAACGATTTATTCACCCCTTTCAGCGACAGTGCGGTTATTGAGCCGTTTAGCGACGCAACAATTGCTAATAATGCCGCCGATGATGCTGTGTCGGCTTTGGTGTCGCTAGGTTATAAATTGCCACAAGCGCAAAAAGCAGTAAAATCAGTAAGTAAACCCGATATGTCTACTGAGGTTCTTATTAAAGAATCTTTAAAATCTATGCTGTGA
- a CDS encoding arylesterase, translating into MTHSILRFVFILFLVIKPLSAAANNTILILGDSLSAAYGLKQEQGWVQLLQDKYDAEQSNIKLINASISGETTGGALRRVDALLAQYQPTHVLIELGANDGLRGFPVSKLQANLTELIKKSQAANATSALMEIYIPPNYGPRYSKMFTDSFTQVSKNTNAYLMDFFVLKVAGQNDLMQNDNLHPNKTAQPILRDEMYNTIKLWLNKD; encoded by the coding sequence ATGACTCATTCAATCCTACGTTTTGTATTCATTTTATTTTTAGTTATCAAGCCACTAAGTGCAGCAGCTAATAACACCATTTTAATACTTGGTGACAGTTTAAGCGCAGCCTACGGACTTAAACAAGAACAAGGCTGGGTACAATTGTTACAAGATAAATACGATGCTGAGCAAAGTAATATCAAACTTATTAATGCCAGTATCAGTGGCGAAACAACCGGTGGCGCACTGCGCCGTGTAGATGCTTTGCTAGCGCAGTATCAACCAACTCATGTACTTATTGAGCTGGGCGCAAACGACGGTTTACGTGGTTTTCCGGTGAGTAAGCTACAAGCTAACTTAACCGAATTAATCAAAAAAAGCCAAGCAGCCAATGCCACCAGCGCTTTAATGGAAATTTATATTCCCCCTAATTACGGGCCACGTTACAGCAAAATGTTTACCGATAGTTTTACACAAGTAAGTAAAAATACAAACGCTTACCTTATGGACTTTTTTGTACTTAAAGTTGCTGGGCAAAACGACTTAATGCAAAACGATAACTTGCACCCTAACAAAACTGCGCAACCAATACTACGAGACGAAATGTATAACACGATCAAACTTTGGTTAAATAAAGACTAG
- a CDS encoding ABC transporter ATP-binding protein, whose product MSALSQLNIIQVNGLSKVVSTFEGELPILSDISFNVKHGESVAVVGTSGSGKSTLLSLLAGLDTASGGEIFLDGEPLHNLDEEARAGLRAAKVGFVFQSFMLVQSLTALENVMLPAELAGERDAKQQALILLEKVGLGHRIDHYPSQLSGGEQQRVAIARAFIGTPKILFADEPSANLDSKNGKMIESLLFDLNSQHGTTLILVTHDEALAQKCQHIIQIEGGRLVENSAEEIANVG is encoded by the coding sequence ATGTCAGCGCTTTCTCAATTAAATATAATTCAAGTAAATGGTTTGTCTAAAGTGGTATCTACCTTTGAAGGTGAGTTGCCCATCCTCAGCGACATCAGCTTTAATGTCAAGCATGGCGAATCTGTTGCGGTAGTGGGCACTTCTGGTTCTGGTAAATCTACGTTACTTAGTTTGTTAGCTGGGCTTGATACGGCGAGTGGCGGTGAAATATTTTTAGATGGCGAGCCGCTACATAATCTCGATGAAGAAGCGCGTGCTGGGCTGCGCGCCGCAAAAGTAGGCTTTGTATTTCAGTCGTTTATGTTAGTACAAAGTTTAACAGCGCTTGAAAACGTAATGCTACCCGCTGAACTTGCAGGGGAGCGCGACGCTAAACAGCAAGCACTTATTTTGCTAGAAAAGGTAGGTTTGGGTCATCGCATCGACCATTATCCGTCGCAACTCTCTGGTGGTGAGCAGCAACGTGTTGCAATTGCGCGGGCATTTATTGGCACACCAAAAATACTGTTTGCCGATGAGCCTTCGGCAAACCTAGACAGTAAAAACGGTAAAATGATTGAGTCGTTATTATTTGATCTAAATTCGCAGCACGGTACTACGCTTATTTTAGTAACGCATGACGAGGCACTTGCACAAAAATGCCAGCATATTATTCAAATTGAAGGTGGCCGATTAGTAGAAAACTCAGCAGAGGAAATAGCAAATGTGGGCTAA
- a CDS encoding YbjQ family protein translates to MFLSDNQQSKASNTKTEWTLNDKGLTNNFTETTYEIEHLSFSLKKDGYKGVASIFYKNEFLCNLITTYSLSGVYKKHGIKENTTINNNINEKLLDVNNNEITLSSVLLSFKSKDYGIAGLRTVECNSSYDLLFYGKYLTSVSKETAHKIEATKDIYLNTKLSALNERIKNNLSEIEKRKDSLTTKNFKVIRGPNEVVLTTETASNLKVLKRLDVITAECVYGMNIFKDILASLSDTFGGRNKSIQNTLRDARRTALTELRKEAYSLGANAVIGIDLDYSEISGGGKAGMLFIVASGTAVIIEQ, encoded by the coding sequence ATGTTTTTATCAGATAATCAACAATCAAAAGCTTCAAATACCAAAACCGAATGGACTTTAAACGACAAAGGCCTAACCAATAACTTTACTGAAACAACTTATGAGATTGAGCACCTCAGCTTTTCACTAAAAAAAGATGGTTACAAAGGTGTCGCATCAATATTTTATAAGAATGAATTCCTTTGCAATTTAATCACGACTTATAGCTTATCTGGTGTGTATAAAAAACATGGCATCAAAGAAAACACAACGATAAATAATAATATTAATGAAAAGCTTTTAGATGTAAACAACAATGAAATTACGCTCTCTAGTGTACTACTCAGCTTTAAATCAAAAGACTATGGTATAGCGGGTTTGAGGACTGTTGAATGTAACTCCTCTTATGATCTCCTTTTCTATGGTAAATATTTAACGAGTGTTTCTAAAGAAACTGCTCATAAGATAGAAGCTACAAAAGATATATATCTAAATACTAAACTCTCAGCTTTAAATGAAAGAATAAAAAATAACCTAAGCGAAATTGAAAAAAGAAAAGATAGCCTCACTACAAAAAACTTTAAAGTAATTAGAGGCCCTAACGAAGTTGTGCTTACTACTGAAACAGCATCAAATTTAAAAGTACTCAAAAGGTTGGATGTTATAACTGCTGAGTGTGTTTATGGGATGAATATCTTCAAAGATATATTAGCCAGTCTCAGTGATACTTTTGGTGGCAGAAATAAAAGTATACAAAACACTTTAAGAGATGCCCGCAGAACAGCTTTAACTGAGCTAAGAAAAGAAGCCTATTCTTTAGGCGCTAACGCTGTAATTGGTATAGACCTAGACTACAGTGAAATATCAGGTGGTGGTAAAGCTGGCATGTTGTTTATTGTCGCCTCGGGTACAGCAGTGATAATAGAGCAGTAG
- a CDS encoding nuclear transport factor 2 family protein has protein sequence MKYTKTTEQRLQQLEDKQSILELKYRYLNACDEKQPEVVTNCFISGEVDINFGHIGQFNRREDFVAVFKDLGCHDHIVDMHHAQNPVFLELTNNTAKTKINLRFQSINTKDKLHVQLGGYYLDEFEKQRDGQWLISKSAFIINSVSMSDFSGEYSKVVYSGNCMPD, from the coding sequence ATGAAATATACAAAGACTACCGAGCAACGTTTACAGCAACTAGAAGACAAGCAATCAATATTAGAGTTGAAATATCGCTACCTAAATGCCTGCGATGAAAAACAACCTGAGGTGGTAACTAATTGCTTTATTAGCGGCGAAGTAGATATTAACTTTGGTCACATTGGCCAATTTAACCGACGGGAAGATTTTGTGGCTGTTTTTAAAGATCTTGGTTGCCACGACCATATAGTTGATATGCATCACGCACAAAATCCGGTTTTTTTAGAGCTCACCAACAATACAGCCAAGACTAAAATTAACCTTCGCTTTCAAAGTATCAACACCAAAGATAAGCTCCATGTGCAATTAGGTGGCTACTACCTCGACGAATTTGAAAAGCAAAGAGACGGTCAATGGCTGATCAGCAAAAGTGCATTTATAATAAATTCGGTAAGCATGAGTGATTTTTCAGGTGAATATAGCAAAGTGGTTTATAGCGGAAACTGCATGCCAGACTAG